In Vitis vinifera cultivar Pinot Noir 40024 chromosome 11, ASM3070453v1, a genomic segment contains:
- the LOC100254369 gene encoding telomere repeat-binding factor 4 isoform X1: MGNPKQKWTSEEEEALRAGVAKHGTGKWKNIQKDPEFNHFLFTRSNIDLKDKWRNMSVSASGQGPREKSRTPKTKANTDAPSAATVSNPQNSSSAAPVTGDASADAMDDASKNILDGKSAPRYNAMIFEALSALKEPNGSDTSTIVSFIEQRHEVPQNFRRLLSSRLRRLVAQDKLEKVQNCYKIKRDPSFGTKTPTPKQKDIRPRQSQSTDYVASIETVEEAAVAAAYKVAEAENKSFVAAEAVKEAERVAKMAEESEAMLQFTLEILEKCNVENPNYCLILSSFSQYFALKLSVFLFL, from the exons ATGGGGAATCCGAAacaaaaatggacttcggaggaggaggaggcgcTACGCGCCGGCGTAGCGAAGCACGGCACCGGTAAGTGGAAGAATATCCAGAAGGATCCGGAGTTCAACCATTTTCTGTTCACCCGTTCAAACATCGATCTGAAG GACAAATGGCGGAATATGAGTGTCAGTGCTAGTGGACAAGGTCCAAGGGAAAAATCACGGACTCCAAAAACAAAGGCCAACACAGATGCTCCCAGTGCTGCTACCGTGTCCAATCCACAAAATTCCAGTTCAGCTGCTCCTGTTACAGGTGATGCCTCAGCAGATGCCATGGATGATGCTTCAAAGAATATACTGGATGGGAAAAGCGCTCCAAG GTACAATGCAATGATTTTTGAAGCGCTTTCAGCCCTAAAAGAGCCAAATGGATCAGACACTAGTACGATTGTTAGCTTTATTGAG CAAAGACATGAGGTGCCACAAAACTTTAGGAGGTTATTAAGTTCAAGATTAAGACGGCTTGTTGCACAAGACAAACTTGAAAAG GTTCAAAACTGCTACAAGATAAAGAGAGATCCCTCATTTGGGACTAAAACACCTACCCCGAAACAGAAGGACATCAGACCTAGGCAGTCACAAAGCACAGATTATGTAGCCTCCATCGAGACGGTAGAAGAAGCAGCAGTGGCTGCTGCCTACAAGGTCGCTGAAGCAGAAAACAAGTCATTTGTAGCAGCTGAAGCAGTCAAGGAGGCAGAGAGGGTTGCAAAGATGGCTGAAGAGTCAGAAGCGATGCTACAGTTCACACTAGAGATACTTGAGAAATGTAATGTAGAAAACCCTAATTACTGCTTAATTCTATCTTCTTTTTCTCAGTACTTTGCCTTAAAATtgtctgtttttcttttcctttga
- the LOC100254369 gene encoding telomere repeat-binding factor 4 isoform X2 produces MGNPKQKWTSEEEEALRAGVAKHGTGKWKNIQKDPEFNHFLFTRSNIDLKDKWRNMSVSASGQGPREKSRTPKTKANTDAPSAATVSNPQNSSSAAPVTGDASADAMDDASKNILDGKSAPRYNAMIFEALSALKEPNGSDTSTIVSFIEQRHEVPQNFRRLLSSRLRRLVAQDKLEKVQNCYKIKRDPSFGTKTPTPKQKDIRPRQSQSTDYVASIETVEEAAVAAAYKVAEAENKSFVAAEAVKEAERVAKMAEESEAMLQFTLEILEKCSRGEVVYIA; encoded by the exons ATGGGGAATCCGAAacaaaaatggacttcggaggaggaggaggcgcTACGCGCCGGCGTAGCGAAGCACGGCACCGGTAAGTGGAAGAATATCCAGAAGGATCCGGAGTTCAACCATTTTCTGTTCACCCGTTCAAACATCGATCTGAAG GACAAATGGCGGAATATGAGTGTCAGTGCTAGTGGACAAGGTCCAAGGGAAAAATCACGGACTCCAAAAACAAAGGCCAACACAGATGCTCCCAGTGCTGCTACCGTGTCCAATCCACAAAATTCCAGTTCAGCTGCTCCTGTTACAGGTGATGCCTCAGCAGATGCCATGGATGATGCTTCAAAGAATATACTGGATGGGAAAAGCGCTCCAAG GTACAATGCAATGATTTTTGAAGCGCTTTCAGCCCTAAAAGAGCCAAATGGATCAGACACTAGTACGATTGTTAGCTTTATTGAG CAAAGACATGAGGTGCCACAAAACTTTAGGAGGTTATTAAGTTCAAGATTAAGACGGCTTGTTGCACAAGACAAACTTGAAAAG GTTCAAAACTGCTACAAGATAAAGAGAGATCCCTCATTTGGGACTAAAACACCTACCCCGAAACAGAAGGACATCAGACCTAGGCAGTCACAAAGCACAGATTATGTAGCCTCCATCGAGACGGTAGAAGAAGCAGCAGTGGCTGCTGCCTACAAGGTCGCTGAAGCAGAAAACAAGTCATTTGTAGCAGCTGAAGCAGTCAAGGAGGCAGAGAGGGTTGCAAAGATGGCTGAAGAGTCAGAAGCGATGCTACAGTTCACACTAGAGATACTTGAGAAAT GTTCTCGTGGTGAAGTTGTGTACATAGCATAG
- the LOC100249269 gene encoding glycylpeptide N-tetradecanoyltransferase 1 → MADANSPPGSPKENPDGNSGPNPPPSGDGSLETLLQRFQDSMSVAKKHKFWETQPVGQFKDIGNLSLQEGPIEPPTPTSEVKQEPYNLPGPYEWTVCDMDSDETCNEVYNLLTTNYVEDDENMFRFNYSKEFLRWALRPPGYYKSWHIGVRVKTSKKLVAFITGVPARIRVRNEVVKMAEINFLCVHKKLRSKRLAPVMIKEITRRVHLENIWHAAYTAGVVLPTPITTCQYWHRSLNPKKLIDVGFSRLGARMTMSRTIKLYKLPDSTVTPGFRKMELRDVPAVTRLLRNYLSQFVVAPDFDEHDVEHWLLPTENVVDSYLVDSPVTHEVTDFCSFYTLPSSILGHQNYSTLKAAYSYYNVTTKTPLLQLMNDALIIAKQKDYDVFNALDVMQNESFLKELKFGPGDGQLHYYLYNYRLQNGLKPMELGLVLL, encoded by the coding sequence ATGGCTGACGCCAATTCACCACCTGGTTCACCCAAAGAAAACCCAGATGGCAATTCTGGTCCAAACCCGCCTCCTAGCGGCGATGGCTCACTGGAAACCCTATTGCAGAGGTTCCAGGACTCCATGTCTGTGGCCAAGAAACATAAGTTCTGGGAGACACAGCCTGTTGGGCAGTTTAAGGATATTGGGAACTTGAGCTTGCAGGAGGGCCCTATTGAGCCCCCTACACCGACATCAGAGGTGAAACAAGAGCCTTATAATCTTCCGGGTCCTTATGAATGGACTGTGTGTGATATGGACTCTGATGAGACTTGCAATGAGGTTTACAACCTCTTGACTACTAATTATGTTGAGGATGATGAGAATATGTTTAGATTCAACTACTCTAAGGAGTTTCTTCGGTGGGCTTTGCGCCCACCAGGTTACTACAAGAGCTGGCATATTGGAGTTCGAGTGAAAACTTCAAAGAAGTTGGTTGCATTCATCACTGGTGTGCCAGCGAGGATCAGGGTCCGTAATGAAGTTGTGAAAATGGCAGAGATTAACTTCTTGTGTGTTCATAAGAAGCTTAGGTCGAAGAGGCTTGCCCCTGTTATGATCAAAGAGATAACGAGGAGGGTTCACTTGGAGAATATTTGGCATGCAGCATACACAGCTGGGGTGGTGCTACCTACACCCATAACAACCTGCCAGTACTGGCATAGGTCATTGAACCCTAAGAAACTGATTGATGTTGGTTTTTCAAGGCTTGGTGCGCGGATGACGATGAGTAGAACAATTAAGCTTTACAAGTTACCGGATTCGACAGTGACCCCTGGTTTCAGAAAAATGGAGCTCCGAGACGTGCCTGCTGTTACCCGCCTGCTGAGAAACTACTTGAGCCAGTTTGTAGTTGCACCAGATTTTGATGAGCATGATGTGGAGCACTGGCTTCTTCCAACTGAAAATGTGGTGGACAGTTATCTGGTTGATAGCCCAGTGACTCATGAGGTTACCGACTTCTGCAGCTTCTATACGCTTCCCTCATCCATCCTTGGTCACCAGAATTACTCAACTTTGAAAGCAGCTTATTCCTACTATAATGTCACGACAAAGACTCCCTTGCTTCAGCTGATGAATGATGCACTTATCATTGCAAAGCAGAAGGATTATGATGTTTTCAATGCATTGGATGTCATGCAGAATGAATCTTTTCTCAAGGAATTGAAATTTGGACCGGGAGATGGGCAACTTCACTATTATCTGTATAATTATCGGTTGCAGAATGGACTGAAACCAATGGAACTTGGCCTTGTTCTGTTATAG